Genomic window (Acidimicrobiia bacterium):
CCGCCGGGGTGGTTGCCGCCACCGTCGCCTTCTCCGCACTGGCGGTCGCAGCCCCGGCGGCGGCGGTGACGAGCAGCATCGAGGCGTCGTCGCTCGGCGGGGCGCTCGTCGATCCGGCCGGCCCGGCGCAGGCAGCCTTGGGGGCTCTGGCAGGCGACACGGTGATCGCCACCGTCATGCGGCTGAAATCCGCCGTCGGTGAGCAGCGCTTCGCAACCGACAGCCGCGCCGAGCTGGCGCTGCCCGCCACCGAGCGCGGCGAGCTGGCGAGGGCGGCAGGCGTCGAAGCTCGGCTGCTCGACATGCTGAATCGGAGCCGAGTCGGCGCCGACAGCGGCCCGGTTGCCCGCTCGACGACGCTCGACGATGCGGCGGCGGCGGAGGCGCGCAAGCTCTACGTCCGTGCCGGCCGCAGGGCTCGATCTGCCGAGGCGATCCTCGTCTCGATGGGCGTCCCGGTCGTCGATGCCGCCGAGCTGATCGCGCTCGGGGCCTCACCCGGCTCGGTGCACCAAGGCATCGTCGAGGAGGCCGCGGTGCACGACACCATCCTCGACCCG
Coding sequences:
- a CDS encoding CvpA family protein, producing the protein MIDFILGALLVALIVRGWLRGFVREAIGVGVLLVGTILAFRLSEPAGAVVSAMAGSSHDVSRYAGGVVVFLLIAVGGAVVSYLAHRGVRALPGLPTMNRVGGALLGATAGVVAATVAFSALAVAAPAAAVTSSIEASSLGGALVDPAGPAQAALGALAGDTVIATVMRLKSAVGEQRFATDSRAELALPATERGELARAAGVEARLLDMLNRSRVGADSGPVARSTTLDDAAAAEARKLYVRAGRRARSAEAILVSMGVPVVDAAELIALGASPGSVHQGIVEEAAVHDTILDPRYSKAGIATYRGPYGLLTVVFLAS